One segment of Fuscovulum ytuae DNA contains the following:
- a CDS encoding autotransporter assembly complex protein TamA: protein MAGLAGPGMALERLEFTAPGADEALLDSLRAASVLLAEERDDQQDAQDLFAAARAEYGRLLGALYGAGHYSAVISVRVDGREAAGIAPLDAPDRIDVIEVRVEPGPAFRLSEARIGPLASGTVLPKGFAVGQPAPSGILREAATAGVNGWRDQGHAKAAVAGQDVVADHAAATLAARILLEPGPRLRFGQLSVAGAERMEVRRIVKIAGLPEGEVYSPAEVNRAAQRLRRTGVFKSVTLSEGDVAAPDLLPMLATVVEEKPRRYSFGAEVATEEGLSLSGFWLHRNLLGGAERLRIEGSVTNIGAQNSGVDYKLGVTLDRPATLTADTTVGIEAEIGHLDEEDYFADVAMAGVKATHYFSETLTGRVGLRYEYAKGRDGFDAFLFRNVGIPVGVTWDRRDNPLNPANGFYVDAEVKPFFGLGTTGSGTRSTLDARGYLGLGAEDGVVLAGRLQLGMIDGSALLETPRDDLFYSGGGGTVRGQPYQSLGVTVARGLLSGKIGGTHFIGTQLEARAKVADRIGVVGFFDTGRIDVGGFFGTAGDWHSGAGIGLRYDTGFGPIRLDVAAPVGGTTGEGVQIYVGLGQAF, encoded by the coding sequence ATGGCCGGTCTGGCCGGGCCGGGGATGGCGCTGGAACGGCTGGAGTTCACGGCACCGGGGGCGGATGAGGCGCTGCTGGATAGCCTGCGCGCGGCGTCCGTTCTGCTGGCCGAGGAGCGGGACGATCAGCAGGACGCACAGGATCTTTTTGCGGCGGCGCGGGCGGAATATGGGCGGCTGCTGGGCGCGCTTTATGGGGCGGGGCATTATTCGGCCGTGATCTCTGTCCGGGTGGATGGACGCGAGGCGGCAGGGATCGCGCCTTTGGATGCGCCTGATCGGATCGATGTGATCGAGGTGCGGGTAGAGCCGGGGCCTGCCTTCCGCCTGTCAGAGGCGCGGATTGGGCCGCTGGCATCGGGGACGGTGTTGCCCAAGGGCTTTGCCGTGGGTCAGCCTGCGCCATCGGGCATCTTGCGTGAGGCAGCGACGGCAGGGGTGAATGGCTGGCGTGACCAAGGCCATGCCAAGGCGGCTGTGGCGGGGCAGGATGTGGTGGCCGATCACGCCGCCGCGACGCTTGCTGCGCGGATCTTGCTGGAGCCGGGGCCGCGCCTGCGCTTTGGCCAATTGTCGGTGGCGGGGGCCGAGCGGATGGAGGTGCGGCGGATCGTGAAGATCGCCGGGCTGCCGGAGGGAGAGGTCTATTCGCCTGCCGAGGTGAACCGGGCGGCACAGCGGTTGCGTCGGACGGGGGTATTCAAGTCGGTGACGCTGAGCGAGGGCGATGTAGCCGCCCCGGACCTGTTGCCAATGCTGGCAACGGTGGTGGAGGAAAAGCCGCGCCGATACAGTTTCGGCGCCGAGGTCGCGACGGAAGAGGGCCTGTCGCTGAGCGGGTTCTGGCTGCATCGCAACCTTTTGGGCGGGGCGGAGCGGCTGCGGATCGAGGGGTCGGTCACCAATATCGGGGCGCAGAATTCGGGCGTGGATTACAAGCTGGGCGTGACGCTTGACCGTCCTGCCACGCTGACCGCCGATACGACGGTGGGGATTGAGGCCGAGATCGGGCATCTGGACGAAGAGGATTACTTTGCCGATGTGGCAATGGCGGGCGTGAAGGCCACGCATTACTTTTCTGAGACGCTGACCGGGCGGGTCGGGCTGCGCTATGAATATGCAAAGGGGCGGGATGGGTTTGACGCATTCCTGTTCCGCAATGTCGGCATCCCCGTTGGCGTGACGTGGGATCGGCGTGACAATCCGCTGAACCCAGCGAATGGGTTTTATGTGGATGCCGAGGTGAAGCCCTTCTTCGGCCTTGGCACCACGGGCAGCGGCACGCGCAGCACGCTGGATGCGCGGGGCTACCTTGGCCTTGGGGCCGAGGATGGCGTGGTGCTGGCAGGGCGGTTGCAATTGGGGATGATCGACGGGTCGGCCCTGTTGGAAACGCCGCGGGATGATCTGTTCTATTCTGGCGGTGGTGGGACGGTGCGGGGGCAACCTTACCAATCGCTCGGGGTGACTGTGGCGCGAGGGCTTTTGTCGGGCAAGATCGGGGGCACGCATTTCATCGGCACGCAGCTTGAGGCGCGGGCCAAGGTGGCCGATCGGATCGGGGTCGTTGGGTTCTTTGATACGGGCCGGATCGATGTGGGTGGGTTCTTTGGCACGGCGGGGGATTGGCATTCGGGGGCCGGGATCGGGCTGCGCTATGATACCGGGTTCGGGCCGATCCGTTTGGACGTGGCCGCGCCTGTGGGCGGGACGACGGGGGAAGGCGTGCAGATCTATGTCGGATTGGGGCAGGCCTTTTGA
- a CDS encoding translocation/assembly module TamB domain-containing protein, whose protein sequence is MWGARSFLGVLAFCLLPMGAVAQEDDRDFLTAFLEDNLSGAGRQVTITGFAGALSSRATIDRLTIADDAGVWLSLDGVVLDWSRSALLRGEVNVAELSAREIVLERVPEGEEAPPSPEAGTFALPELPVSISIGRLAAERIVLGEAVLGEAITGRLEASASLAGGEGRTELLLERVDDGPDGRLDLTAAYGNESGLLTLDLLAEEAAGGIAVTKLGIPGAPSARLSVQGEGPVSDFVATVGLVTDGQERLAGTVELLGAEDGGQGFKVDLAGDLAPLWMPDYAAFFGERIALRAEGERSALGVLRLRELDLAAQAITLRGAAVIGADGVPASFDLRGRIALADGSPVLLPVSGEVRVRSVDLDVGYDRAAGEGWTADLVIAGLDQPGLVAERLALDGAGRLWRRDGAVHLGAVLDFAGRGVVPEDAALATALGSEVDGSVVLSWRDGGDGLRLPKIALNGQGYGMEGRAVIAGLDEALEVSGRAEARVDDLARLSGLVGRPLGGAARVVVEGAASPLTGAFDGEVMVEGTDVALGQAQVDALLRGLARIGVSAKRDETGTELRSLSVAAGSLDATAQGRVTSGDLDLTARVDFRDLAALGGGFRGSLVGDLRVTGAPDGARLVLQGRGRDLAVGQTEADRLLQGETVLALDLETGAALTLNRVEVSNPQVMLRAASKGEALDLTARIANLALLLPEFPGPLTVTGTAAQEGGLRLDLRGLGPGGIDARVAGLLRDDGTADLTIAGQAQAGLANAFLAGQLVSGPVRFDLRMNGPAAVSSLSGQVALSGGRISDPSVFFALQDVGVTANLGQGRAQLLGGAALTSGGRIDLGGTVGMVAPFAADLRVGILGAVLRDPELFQTTANGEVTLRGPLTGGAAVGGQIVLSGTEVQIPSTGLGGAADIPDLRHVNEPGAVRETRARAGLLADGPAGGGGGRPFALDLTISAPSQIYIRGRGLDAELGGELRLGGTTAAVVPSGAFDLIRGRLDILGKRLDLTQASLTLEGDFVPMLAVAASNQSDGITSFVRIDGPATEPEVSFTSTPELPEEEVLSRLLFGRGINSLSALQAAQLASAVATLAGRGGIGIVGRLREGFGLDDLDVQTGAEGGATVRAGKYLSENVYSQVEVDAKGQSQINLNLDVTDSITLRGSAGSAGGTGVGIFFEKDY, encoded by the coding sequence ATGTGGGGGGCGCGTTCATTCCTTGGCGTTCTGGCGTTCTGTCTGCTGCCGATGGGGGCCGTGGCGCAGGAGGATGACCGCGATTTCCTGACGGCTTTCCTTGAAGACAATCTTTCCGGGGCCGGGCGGCAGGTGACGATCACCGGCTTTGCTGGGGCGCTTTCGTCTCGGGCAACGATCGATCGGCTGACGATTGCCGATGATGCGGGGGTGTGGCTGTCGCTGGATGGGGTGGTGCTGGATTGGAGCCGGTCTGCCCTTTTGCGCGGCGAGGTGAATGTGGCCGAACTTTCGGCGCGGGAGATCGTGCTGGAACGGGTGCCAGAGGGGGAGGAGGCCCCACCTTCGCCCGAGGCGGGGACATTCGCGCTGCCGGAACTGCCGGTGTCGATTTCCATCGGGCGGCTGGCGGCGGAACGGATCGTTCTGGGTGAGGCAGTGCTGGGCGAGGCGATCACGGGGCGGTTGGAGGCATCGGCCAGCCTTGCCGGGGGCGAGGGGCGGACGGAACTGCTGCTGGAGCGGGTGGATGACGGGCCGGATGGGCGGCTGGACCTGACGGCAGCCTATGGAAATGAAAGCGGGCTGCTGACGCTGGACCTGCTGGCCGAAGAGGCGGCGGGCGGCATCGCGGTGACAAAGCTGGGCATTCCGGGGGCGCCTTCGGCGCGGCTGTCGGTGCAGGGTGAGGGGCCGGTTTCCGATTTCGTGGCGACGGTCGGTCTGGTGACGGATGGGCAGGAGCGGCTGGCGGGGACGGTTGAACTGCTGGGGGCCGAGGATGGTGGGCAGGGGTTCAAGGTCGATCTGGCAGGCGACCTCGCGCCCTTGTGGATGCCGGATTATGCGGCGTTCTTCGGGGAACGGATCGCGCTTCGGGCCGAGGGGGAGCGGTCGGCGCTGGGTGTGTTGCGCCTGCGGGAGTTGGATCTGGCGGCGCAGGCGATAACGCTGCGTGGTGCGGCGGTGATCGGGGCGGATGGGGTGCCTGCGTCCTTTGATCTGCGGGGACGGATCGCGCTTGCCGACGGGTCGCCCGTCCTTTTGCCCGTATCGGGCGAGGTGCGGGTGCGGTCTGTCGATCTGGATGTGGGCTATGACAGAGCGGCGGGCGAGGGGTGGACCGCCGATCTGGTGATCGCGGGGCTGGATCAGCCGGGGCTTGTGGCCGAGCGGTTGGCGCTGGATGGCGCGGGGCGGCTGTGGCGGCGGGATGGCGCGGTACATCTGGGTGCCGTCTTGGACTTCGCAGGCAGAGGGGTCGTGCCAGAGGATGCGGCGCTGGCCACGGCGCTGGGGTCTGAGGTGGATGGGTCGGTCGTTCTGTCATGGCGGGACGGGGGCGATGGGCTGCGCCTGCCGAAGATCGCGCTGAACGGTCAGGGTTATGGGATGGAGGGCCGCGCGGTGATCGCGGGGCTGGATGAGGCGCTGGAGGTCTCGGGGCGGGCCGAGGCGCGGGTTGATGATCTGGCCCGGCTGTCCGGGCTGGTGGGGCGGCCTTTGGGCGGCGCGGCGCGAGTGGTTGTGGAGGGCGCGGCAAGCCCGTTGACCGGGGCCTTTGATGGCGAGGTGATGGTCGAGGGGACCGATGTCGCCCTCGGTCAGGCGCAGGTGGATGCCTTGTTGCGAGGGCTGGCGCGGATCGGGGTTTCGGCGAAGCGGGATGAGACGGGGACAGAGCTGCGGTCGCTGTCGGTGGCGGCGGGGAGTTTGGATGCCACGGCGCAAGGTCGGGTGACGAGCGGTGATCTGGACCTGACAGCGCGGGTGGATTTCCGCGATTTGGCGGCGCTGGGCGGCGGGTTCCGGGGCAGTCTGGTGGGTGATCTGCGGGTGACGGGTGCGCCCGATGGGGCGCGGTTGGTGTTGCAGGGGCGGGGGCGTGACCTTGCCGTGGGGCAGACCGAGGCGGACCGCCTGCTGCAAGGTGAGACGGTGCTGGCGCTGGATCTGGAGACGGGCGCGGCGCTGACGCTGAACCGGGTGGAGGTGAGCAATCCGCAGGTCATGTTGCGCGCGGCGTCCAAGGGCGAGGCGCTGGATCTGACGGCGCGGATTGCGAATCTTGCGCTGCTGTTGCCGGAATTTCCGGGGCCTTTGACAGTGACGGGGACGGCGGCACAAGAGGGTGGGCTGAGGTTGGATCTGCGCGGGCTGGGGCCGGGCGGGATTGATGCGCGGGTGGCGGGGCTGTTGCGCGACGATGGGACGGCGGACCTGACCATCGCGGGGCAGGCGCAGGCGGGGCTGGCCAATGCCTTTCTGGCCGGACAGCTGGTTTCTGGCCCCGTGCGGTTTGATCTGCGGATGAACGGGCCTGCGGCGGTATCATCGCTTTCGGGTCAAGTGGCGCTCAGCGGGGGGCGGATTTCTGATCCGTCTGTTTTCTTTGCGCTTCAGGATGTGGGGGTGACGGCCAATCTGGGCCAAGGCCGCGCGCAACTTTTGGGTGGGGCCGCGCTGACGAGCGGGGGTCGTATTGATCTGGGGGGCACGGTTGGGATGGTCGCACCCTTCGCGGCTGATTTGCGGGTGGGCATCCTTGGCGCGGTTCTGCGCGACCCGGAACTGTTCCAGACAACGGCGAATGGCGAAGTTACCCTGCGCGGTCCGCTGACCGGGGGCGCGGCTGTGGGCGGGCAGATCGTGCTGAGTGGGACAGAGGTGCAGATTCCGTCCACCGGATTGGGTGGCGCGGCGGATATCCCGGACCTGCGGCACGTGAATGAACCGGGGGCCGTGCGCGAGACGCGGGCGCGGGCGGGTCTTTTGGCGGATGGGCCAGCGGGCGGCGGCGGGGGGCGGCCTTTTGCGCTGGACCTGACCATATCGGCACCGTCGCAGATTTATATCCGCGGGCGCGGTTTGGATGCGGAACTGGGGGGCGAATTGCGGCTGGGCGGCACGACGGCGGCTGTTGTGCCTTCGGGGGCCTTTGACCTGATCCGGGGGCGGTTGGATATCTTGGGCAAGCGGCTGGACCTGACGCAGGCATCCCTCACGCTGGAAGGGGATTTCGTGCCGATGCTGGCGGTGGCGGCATCGAACCAGAGCGATGGGATCACCAGTTTCGTGCGCATCGACGGGCCTGCGACCGAGCCGGAGGTGAGTTTCACATCCACCCCGGAATTGCCGGAGGAAGAGGTTCTGTCGCGGCTTTTGTTCGGGCGGGGGATCAATTCTCTTTCGGCCCTGCAAGCGGCGCAATTGGCCAGCGCGGTGGCGACCTTGGCGGGGCGCGGTGGGATCGGGATTGTCGGGCGGTTGCGCGAAGGGTTCGGGTTGGATGATCTGGATGTGCAGACCGGGGCGGAAGGCGGGGCCACGGTACGGGCGGGGAAATACCTGTCCGAGAATGTCTATTCGCAGGTGGAGGTGGATGCCAAAGGGCAAAGCCAGATCAACCTGAACCTTGATGTGACCGACAGCATCACCCTGCGGGGCAGTGCGGGGTCGGCCGGGGGCACCGGGGTTGGGATCTTTTTCGAAAAGGATTACTGA
- a CDS encoding YihY/virulence factor BrkB family protein: MRLPNIPLILRDLWHLSDERELDLIAAGIAFYGFLALFPAAAAVIAIWGSFADATLIRQELELARDYLPPDAWTLISDQIEALLAVQSGLGLATVISILLALWTARASVAALMRGLNAIHGLPNRAGHWHQLRALLLTLVMVGLAIAALMAAVIGPLILNFLPLGAFATLALEGVQLLISLMIVIIGVALIYRLGLNRQISHPLFTRGILVAVLIWIAASRGLVLYLANFDTYNRIYGSIGAVAALLVWLYLSGYAILLGAAVDAARARRATDQ, translated from the coding sequence ATGCGGCTGCCCAACATCCCCCTCATCCTCCGCGACCTCTGGCACCTCTCGGATGAACGAGAGCTGGACCTCATCGCCGCAGGCATCGCCTTCTACGGCTTTCTCGCCCTCTTCCCCGCCGCCGCCGCCGTCATCGCCATCTGGGGCAGTTTCGCCGATGCCACCCTGATCCGGCAGGAACTTGAACTTGCCCGCGACTACCTCCCCCCCGATGCTTGGACCCTGATCTCTGATCAGATCGAGGCGTTGCTTGCCGTGCAATCCGGCCTTGGCCTTGCCACCGTCATCTCCATCCTCCTCGCCCTCTGGACAGCGCGCGCCTCGGTCGCGGCGCTGATGCGCGGGCTGAACGCCATCCACGGCCTGCCCAACCGCGCGGGCCACTGGCACCAGTTGCGCGCGCTGCTCTTGACCCTCGTTATGGTGGGCCTTGCCATCGCCGCCCTGATGGCGGCGGTGATTGGGCCGCTTATCCTCAACTTCCTGCCATTGGGGGCCTTTGCCACATTGGCCCTGGAAGGCGTCCAGCTCCTCATCAGCCTGATGATCGTGATCATCGGCGTGGCGCTGATCTACCGACTTGGCCTCAATCGCCAGATCAGCCACCCGCTCTTCACGCGCGGCATCCTTGTGGCCGTCCTCATCTGGATCGCAGCCTCGCGAGGGCTGGTGCTCTATCTGGCCAATTTCGACACCTATAACCGCATCTACGGCTCGATCGGCGCAGTCGCGGCGCTGCTCGTCTGGCTGTACCTGTCGGGCTACGCGATCCTTCTGGGGGCCGCCGTCGATGCCGCCCGCGCGCGCCGCGCCACCGATCAGTAA
- a CDS encoding MarR family winged helix-turn-helix transcriptional regulator: protein MKPPEKQPVEKTEDIAVALFGELFMADQLARNRISKVLPKGMELSHFGVLNHLARVNDERTPAQLARAFHVTRGAMTNTLTRLEWAGHIHIRPDWDDARRKFVAISPAGRAARDAAVQAVAPLIGEVVQALGADRVRAVLPVLREMRTRLEGE from the coding sequence ATGAAGCCCCCCGAAAAACAGCCGGTCGAAAAAACCGAAGACATCGCCGTCGCCCTGTTTGGCGAGTTGTTCATGGCCGACCAACTCGCCCGCAACCGCATCTCCAAGGTGCTGCCCAAGGGGATGGAACTGTCGCATTTCGGCGTGCTGAACCACCTCGCGCGGGTGAATGACGAACGCACCCCCGCGCAGCTTGCCCGCGCCTTCCACGTCACGCGTGGGGCGATGACAAACACGCTGACCCGCCTGGAATGGGCGGGCCACATCCATATCCGTCCCGATTGGGATGATGCCCGCCGCAAATTCGTGGCCATCAGCCCGGCGGGAAGGGCCGCCCGTGACGCCGCCGTGCAAGCCGTCGCCCCCCTGATCGGCGAAGTGGTGCAGGCCCTAGGCGCCGACCGCGTCCGCGCCGTCCTCCCCGTTTTGCGCGAAATGCGGACACGTCTGGAAGGCGAGTAG
- a CDS encoding carbon-nitrogen hydrolase family protein, which produces MRAGLVQLTVTDDPAENLPITLSHIAAAASGGAGFVLTPECTNALSSNRARLRTLLHPEETDPTLAALRDAAAKHGIWLLIGSLGLLTQDEDGRFANRSFLIAPDGGIAARYDKIHMFDVNVSETEVYRESAGYRPGNRAILAETPFAKIGLTVCYDVRFPHLYRRLAQSGAQIITVPAAFNHITGAAHWETLLRARAIETGCFILAPAQTGFHPEKDGKGRRTHGHSLAIAPWGEVLSDAGTEPGVTFVDLDLAEVAKARARIPSLSHDRDFTGPGS; this is translated from the coding sequence ATGCGCGCGGGCTTGGTGCAACTTACCGTAACGGATGATCCGGCGGAAAATCTGCCGATCACCCTGTCGCACATCGCCGCCGCCGCTTCTGGCGGCGCGGGCTTCGTGCTGACACCGGAATGCACCAACGCCCTGTCGTCCAACCGCGCCCGCCTGCGGACGCTTTTGCACCCCGAGGAAACCGATCCCACCCTCGCCGCGCTGCGCGACGCGGCTGCCAAGCACGGCATCTGGCTGCTGATCGGCTCGCTTGGCCTTCTGACCCAAGACGAAGACGGCCGCTTCGCCAACCGCTCCTTCCTGATAGCGCCAGACGGCGGCATCGCCGCCCGCTACGACAAGATCCACATGTTCGACGTGAACGTGTCCGAGACCGAGGTTTACCGCGAATCCGCAGGCTACCGCCCCGGCAATCGCGCCATCTTGGCCGAAACGCCCTTTGCCAAGATCGGCCTGACCGTCTGCTACGACGTCCGCTTCCCCCATCTTTACCGCCGCCTTGCGCAATCGGGCGCGCAGATCATCACCGTCCCCGCCGCTTTCAACCACATCACCGGCGCCGCGCATTGGGAAACCCTGCTCCGTGCCCGCGCGATTGAAACCGGCTGCTTCATCCTCGCCCCCGCCCAGACCGGCTTTCACCCGGAAAAAGATGGCAAGGGCCGCCGAACCCACGGCCATTCCCTCGCCATCGCCCCATGGGGAGAGGTTCTGTCAGACGCAGGCACCGAACCCGGCGTCACCTTCGTCGATCTTGATCTGGCCGAGGTGGCAAAGGCCCGCGCCCGCATCCCCTCCCTGTCTCACGACCGCGATTTCACGGGGCCCGGCTCATGA
- the grxC gene encoding glutaredoxin 3, with protein sequence MKPVEIYTTPICPYCHAAKRLLTKKGVAFTEIDVSRDPALRDTMTTRAKGRRTVPQIFIGGTHVGGCDDLHALEADGKLDPMLA encoded by the coding sequence GTGAAACCCGTCGAAATCTACACCACCCCGATCTGCCCCTATTGCCACGCCGCAAAACGGCTGCTGACCAAGAAGGGCGTGGCCTTCACCGAAATCGATGTCAGTCGTGACCCCGCGCTGCGCGATACGATGACAACGCGGGCAAAAGGCCGCCGCACCGTCCCGCAGATTTTCATCGGCGGCACCCATGTCGGTGGCTGCGACGACCTCCACGCATTGGAGGCGGATGGAAAACTCGACCCGATGCTGGCCTGA
- a CDS encoding ComF family protein, translating to MQAALHLLYPPQCLSCGGLVESVFALCPDCWRDTPFITGLVCDSCGTPLPGEDDATVHCDDCLTLARPWDQGRAALVYRDRARNLTLALKHGDRTDLAQPAARWLYRAAQPILRPGMIVAPIPLHWFRLFRRRYNQSALLSAALAKAADLPHIPDLLIRPRRTPTQDGRDRDARFRNVTGAIRAHPRHAPRLKGAEVLLIDDVMTSGATLAAATEACLAAGARRVSIAVLARVAKDA from the coding sequence ATGCAAGCGGCTCTCCATCTTCTCTATCCGCCGCAATGCCTGTCCTGCGGCGGGCTGGTGGAAAGCGTCTTCGCCCTCTGCCCCGATTGCTGGCGCGATACACCCTTCATCACGGGCCTTGTCTGCGACAGCTGCGGCACCCCCCTTCCCGGCGAGGATGACGCCACCGTGCATTGCGACGACTGCCTCACGCTGGCCCGCCCATGGGATCAGGGCCGCGCCGCGCTGGTTTACCGTGACAGGGCGCGCAACCTCACGCTTGCCCTGAAACACGGCGACCGCACCGATCTGGCCCAACCAGCGGCCCGCTGGCTCTATCGTGCAGCCCAACCAATCCTGCGCCCCGGCATGATCGTGGCCCCCATCCCACTGCACTGGTTTCGGCTCTTTCGCCGCCGCTATAACCAATCCGCTCTGCTTTCCGCAGCGCTCGCCAAGGCCGCAGACTTGCCCCATATCCCGGACCTCTTGATCCGCCCCCGCCGCACCCCCACGCAAGATGGGCGCGACCGCGACGCCCGCTTTCGTAACGTCACTGGCGCGATTCGCGCCCATCCCCGCCATGCGCCGCGCCTGAAGGGGGCAGAGGTGCTGCTGATCGACGACGTGATGACCTCCGGCGCCACCCTTGCCGCCGCGACAGAGGCCTGCCTTGCAGCGGGTGCAAGGCGGGTATCCATTGCCGTGCTGGCCCGCGTTGCTAAGGATGCCTAA
- a CDS encoding SAM-dependent methyltransferase, whose translation MQTPPLMTDRPALLRNRARTEEGALFLHDEVRAEVEERLAEVNRRFTSPAVVTGFPQVWALPGAVVVPDEDVLPLGVQGHDLVIHALALHWANDPVGQLVQCRRALRSDGLFLGFLFGGQTLAELRACLAQAEAEVTGGLSPRVLPMGEIRDLGALLQRAGFALPVADSFTKTVTYADAFALMRDLRAMGEGNALMARLRRPTQRAVMARAAALYQAHHAGADGRISATFEIICLTGWAPDDSQQKPLRPGSAAQRLADALGTDELRLPDRAGDG comes from the coding sequence ATGCAAACGCCACCCCTGATGACCGACCGCCCTGCCCTGCTGCGCAACCGCGCCCGTACCGAAGAGGGCGCGCTGTTTCTGCATGATGAAGTGCGTGCTGAGGTGGAGGAGAGACTCGCAGAGGTTAACAGACGGTTTACGTCGCCTGCCGTGGTGACGGGTTTCCCGCAGGTTTGGGCTCTGCCGGGGGCGGTGGTGGTGCCGGATGAGGATGTGCTGCCTTTGGGGGTGCAAGGTCACGATCTGGTGATCCATGCTTTGGCCTTGCATTGGGCGAATGATCCGGTCGGGCAGTTGGTGCAGTGCCGCCGCGCGCTGCGTTCGGATGGGCTGTTTCTGGGGTTTCTGTTCGGGGGGCAGACGCTGGCCGAGTTGCGGGCCTGTCTTGCGCAGGCCGAGGCCGAGGTGACAGGGGGGCTGTCGCCGCGCGTGCTGCCGATGGGGGAAATCCGCGATCTGGGCGCGCTGTTGCAGCGGGCGGGATTTGCCCTTCCTGTGGCCGACAGTTTCACGAAAACCGTGACTTACGCGGATGCCTTTGCCTTGATGCGCGATCTGCGGGCCATGGGTGAGGGGAATGCGTTGATGGCGCGGTTGCGCAGGCCCACGCAGCGGGCGGTGATGGCGCGGGCGGCGGCGCTCTATCAGGCGCATCATGCCGGGGCGGATGGGCGCATAAGCGCCACGTTCGAGATCATTTGCCTGACGGGATGGGCGCCGGATGACAGCCAGCAAAAGCCGCTGCGCCCCGGTTCGGCTGCCCAAAGATTGGCCGATGCGCTGGGAACAGACGAGCTGCGACTGCCTGACAGGGCCGGGGACGGTTGA
- the hemH gene encoding ferrochelatase, which produces MIHPGKGRLAHAGPDHPPVRRAKIGVLLANLGTPDNYDYWSMRRYLNEFLSDKRVVDYSAWIWQPLLQLVILSKRPFSSGANYKLIWNHDLNESPLLTITKDQTRKIGEAIAGRYGDEIMVDFCMRYGNPSTESKVRAMVEAGCEKILFFPLYPHYAGATSATANDQFFRALMKEKRQPAVRTVPEYFDHPLYIEALAQSVEKAYAALDHKPDVLVASYHGMPKRYLMSGDPYHCQCAKTSRLLRERLGWEKGSIDTTFQSVFGPEEWLRPYTVEHVAELAKQGKKKIAVIAPAFSADCIETLEEINGEIREAFEHEGGEVFTYIPCLNDDEPHIEALVAVIEENLTGWLR; this is translated from the coding sequence ATGATCCATCCTGGGAAGGGGCGTCTTGCCCATGCCGGGCCGGACCATCCGCCCGTCCGCCGGGCGAAGATCGGGGTGCTGCTGGCCAATCTTGGGACGCCGGACAATTACGACTATTGGTCGATGCGGCGCTATTTGAACGAGTTTCTGTCGGACAAGCGGGTGGTCGATTATTCGGCATGGATATGGCAGCCGCTGTTGCAGCTGGTGATCCTGTCCAAGCGGCCGTTTTCGTCAGGCGCGAATTACAAGCTGATTTGGAACCATGACCTGAACGAAAGCCCCCTGCTGACAATCACCAAGGACCAGACCCGTAAGATCGGCGAAGCGATCGCCGGGCGGTATGGCGATGAGATCATGGTGGATTTCTGCATGCGCTATGGCAATCCTTCGACGGAATCGAAGGTAAGGGCGATGGTCGAGGCGGGCTGCGAGAAGATCCTCTTCTTCCCGCTTTATCCGCATTATGCGGGCGCGACCTCGGCCACGGCGAATGACCAATTCTTTCGCGCGTTGATGAAGGAAAAGCGCCAGCCTGCGGTGCGGACGGTGCCGGAATATTTCGACCATCCGCTGTATATCGAGGCTTTGGCGCAATCGGTTGAGAAGGCTTATGCCGCGCTGGATCACAAGCCCGATGTGCTGGTTGCGTCCTATCATGGGATGCCGAAGCGGTATCTGATGTCGGGTGACCCCTATCATTGCCAATGTGCCAAAACCTCGCGCCTGTTGCGGGAGCGGCTTGGGTGGGAGAAGGGGTCGATCGACACGACCTTCCAATCCGTCTTTGGCCCCGAAGAATGGCTGCGCCCCTATACGGTGGAGCATGTGGCCGAATTGGCCAAGCAGGGGAAGAAGAAGATCGCGGTGATTGCGCCGGCGTTTTCAGCGGATTGCATCGAAACGCTGGAAGAGATCAACGGCGAGATCCGCGAGGCGTTCGAGCATGAGGGGGGTGAGGTGTTCACCTATATCCCCTGCCTGAACGATGACGAGCCGCATATCGAGGCGCTTGTCGCGGTGATCGAGGAAAATCTTACGGGCTGGCTGCGCTAA